The following proteins are co-located in the Larimichthys crocea isolate SSNF chromosome XXIV, L_crocea_2.0, whole genome shotgun sequence genome:
- the aspg gene encoding 60 kDa lysophospholipase isoform X1 yields MADYNLTSLARALSQPQLELQAEGTNEIASPRSLPVQPPRLTRLSSCTSLEFFDTATSPCAREAHVLVVNTGGTIGMMRRDDKVLVPEANALVDRLRKLPILHDEMYAQQTGLYDYYGMSTLVLPSIPGYKRIIYTILEYNPLLDSSNMTPEDWIRIGKDIEKNYQSYDGFVILHGTDTMSYTASALSYMCENLGKPVVVTGSQVPIYEVRNDGRNNLLGALMIAGQFVIPEVSLYFYNSLYRGNRTTKVDTGSFNAFASPNLAPLATAEVDIKINWDTVWRANTTAKFHVSTELNSNVGLLRLFPGITAATVRAFLQPPMQGVVLETFGSGNAPDNRPDLLAELKKATDAGVIIVNCTQCLRGTVSLSYATGKVLLDAGLIAGGDMTPEAALTKLSYVLALKGLDLDAKKKMMGTNLRGEMAVDLAGSKLSLSDSRFIQVIAKSLRVSCKEELEAIRDALTPPLACAAAKNGDIEALEALKEMGSNLCLGDYDARTPLHVAACEGHLKVVKYLLHQGASVYAKDRYGDTPLSNAVRFRHKEVVQLLRKTGAHFTRDKLEEAGTELCSLAASGDMEGLEIWCLAGADLSKPGYNGQTAIQVANDVGRAEMVTFLARELMKTVEYGNNEINDDNEGITFTATPTEQ; encoded by the exons ATGGCGGATTACAACTTGACATCCCTCGCTCGTGCTTTGTCACAGCCACAGCTCGAGCTTCAGGCGGAAGGGACCAACGAAATCGCGAGTCCGCGGAGTTTACCGGTGCAGCCGCCGCGGCTGACGCGGCTGTCAAGCTGCACCTCGCTCGAGTTCTTTGACACCGCGACTTCACCTTGCGCCAGAGAGGCGCATGTCCTGGTCGTCAACACTGGAGGAACCATCGGCATGATGCGTCGTGACG ATAAAGTGCTTGTCCCAGAGGCCAATGCTTTGGTGGACAGACTGCGCAAGTTGCCCATCCTTCACGATGAGATGTATGCCCAGCAGACCGGCCTGTATGACTACTATGGAATGAGCACCCTGGTCCTGCC gTCGATTCCAGGTTATAAGAGGATAATCTACACTATTTTGGAGTACAACCCTTTGCTGGACTCCTCCAATATGACTCCAGAGGACTGGATTAGAATTGGAAAGGACATTGAG AAAAACTATCAAAGCTACGATGGATTTGTGATCCTTCATGGCACAGACACTATGTCTTACACAGCCTCTGCTCTGTCCTACATGTGTGAAAATTTGGGCAAACCAGTCGTTGTCACTGGCTCACAG GTGCCTATCTATGAGGTCAGAAATGATGGCAGAAACAACCTGCTGGGGGCGCTGATGATTGCAGGCCAGTTTGTCATTCCCGAG gTGTCCTTGTACTTCTACAACAGTCTCTACAGAGGGAATCGTACGACCAAGGTGGATACTGGGAGTTTCAATGCCTTCGCCTCTCCTAACTTGGCTCCTTTGGCCACCGCTGAAGTGGATATTAAAA tCAACTGGGATACAGTGTGGAGGGCAAACACCACAGCAAAGTTTCATGTCAGCACCGAGCTGAACAGTAACGTGGGACTGCTCCGGCTCTTCCCAGGAATCACTGCTGCTACT GTGAGGGCTTTCCTCCAGCCGCCCATGCAGGGTGTTGTCCTGGAAACGTTTGGCAGCGGAAATGCCCCCGATAACCGTCCTGACCTGTTGGCGGAGCTAAAGAAGGCCACTGATGCCGGTGTCATCATAGTAAACTGCACCCAGTGTCTGAGGGGAACCGTGTCTTTATCTTACGCCACTGGCAAG GTGTTGCTGGATGCAGGACTGATAGCTGGTGGGGACATGACTCCAGAGGCAGCCCTGACAAAGCTGTCCTACGTGCTGGCTCTGAAAGGCCTCGATCTAGATGCCAAGAAGAAG ATGATGGGGACAAACTTGCGAGGAGAGATGGCTGTTGACTTGGCAGGATCCAAGCTGTCTCTGAGTGACAGCCGCTTCATCCAGGTCATCGCCAAGTCTCTGCGCGTCAGCTGCAAGGAG GAACTGGAAGCCATCCGCGATGCCCTGACTCCCCCACTGGCATGTGCTGCTGCTAAGAACGGAGACATAGAGGCTTTAGAAGCCCTAAAGGAGATG GGCAGTAACTTGTGTCTGGGTGACTATGATGCACGTACACCCCTGCATGTTGCCGCCTGTGAGGGCCACCTTAAAGTGGTGAAGTACCTGCTGCATCAAGGAGCTTCAGTCTACGCTAAAGATCGCTATGGGGACACACCCCTGTCCAACGCTGTACGCTTCAG GCACAAGGAGGTCGTGCAGCTGCTGAGAAAGACTGGAGCTCACTTCACTCGAGACAAGTTGGAGGAAGCAGGAACTGAACTGTGCAG CCTGGCAGCCAGTGGTGACATGGAGGGCCTGGAAATCTGGTGCCTTGCTGGAGCGGATCTGAGTAAACCAGGCTATAATGGACAAACGGCAATCCAAGTG GCCAACGATGTTGGCAGAGCTGAAATGGTGACATTTTTAGCACGTGAACTCATGAAG ACAGTGGAATAtggaaataatgaaattaatgatGACAATGAAGGG ATCACGTTCACCGCCACTCCAACAGAACAGTGA
- the aspg gene encoding 60 kDa lysophospholipase isoform X2 has protein sequence MADYNLTSLARALSQPQLELQAEGTNEIASPRSLPVQPPRLTRLSSCTSLEFFDTATSPCAREAHVLVVNTGGTIGMMRRDDKVLVPEANALVDRLRKLPILHDEMYAQQTGLYDYYGMSTLVLPSIPGYKRIIYTILEYNPLLDSSNMTPEDWIRIGKDIEKNYQSYDGFVILHGTDTMSYTASALSYMCENLGKPVVVTGSQVPIYEVRNDGRNNLLGALMIAGQFVIPEVSLYFYNSLYRGNRTTKVDTGSFNAFASPNLAPLATAEVDIKINWDTVWRANTTAKFHVSTELNSNVGLLRLFPGITAATVRAFLQPPMQGVVLETFGSGNAPDNRPDLLAELKKATDAGVIIVNCTQCLRGTVSLSYATGKVLLDAGLIAGGDMTPEAALTKLSYVLALKGLDLDAKKKMMGTNLRGEMAVDLAGSKLSLSDSRFIQVIAKSLRVSCKEELEAIRDALTPPLACAAAKNGDIEALEALKEMGSNLCLGDYDARTPLHVAACEGHLKVVKYLLHQGASVYAKDRYGDTPLSNAVRFRHKEVVQLLRKTGAHFTRDKLEEAGTELCSLAASGDMEGLEIWCLAGADLSKPGYNGQTAIQVANDVGRAEMVTFLARELMKITFTATPTEQ, from the exons ATGGCGGATTACAACTTGACATCCCTCGCTCGTGCTTTGTCACAGCCACAGCTCGAGCTTCAGGCGGAAGGGACCAACGAAATCGCGAGTCCGCGGAGTTTACCGGTGCAGCCGCCGCGGCTGACGCGGCTGTCAAGCTGCACCTCGCTCGAGTTCTTTGACACCGCGACTTCACCTTGCGCCAGAGAGGCGCATGTCCTGGTCGTCAACACTGGAGGAACCATCGGCATGATGCGTCGTGACG ATAAAGTGCTTGTCCCAGAGGCCAATGCTTTGGTGGACAGACTGCGCAAGTTGCCCATCCTTCACGATGAGATGTATGCCCAGCAGACCGGCCTGTATGACTACTATGGAATGAGCACCCTGGTCCTGCC gTCGATTCCAGGTTATAAGAGGATAATCTACACTATTTTGGAGTACAACCCTTTGCTGGACTCCTCCAATATGACTCCAGAGGACTGGATTAGAATTGGAAAGGACATTGAG AAAAACTATCAAAGCTACGATGGATTTGTGATCCTTCATGGCACAGACACTATGTCTTACACAGCCTCTGCTCTGTCCTACATGTGTGAAAATTTGGGCAAACCAGTCGTTGTCACTGGCTCACAG GTGCCTATCTATGAGGTCAGAAATGATGGCAGAAACAACCTGCTGGGGGCGCTGATGATTGCAGGCCAGTTTGTCATTCCCGAG gTGTCCTTGTACTTCTACAACAGTCTCTACAGAGGGAATCGTACGACCAAGGTGGATACTGGGAGTTTCAATGCCTTCGCCTCTCCTAACTTGGCTCCTTTGGCCACCGCTGAAGTGGATATTAAAA tCAACTGGGATACAGTGTGGAGGGCAAACACCACAGCAAAGTTTCATGTCAGCACCGAGCTGAACAGTAACGTGGGACTGCTCCGGCTCTTCCCAGGAATCACTGCTGCTACT GTGAGGGCTTTCCTCCAGCCGCCCATGCAGGGTGTTGTCCTGGAAACGTTTGGCAGCGGAAATGCCCCCGATAACCGTCCTGACCTGTTGGCGGAGCTAAAGAAGGCCACTGATGCCGGTGTCATCATAGTAAACTGCACCCAGTGTCTGAGGGGAACCGTGTCTTTATCTTACGCCACTGGCAAG GTGTTGCTGGATGCAGGACTGATAGCTGGTGGGGACATGACTCCAGAGGCAGCCCTGACAAAGCTGTCCTACGTGCTGGCTCTGAAAGGCCTCGATCTAGATGCCAAGAAGAAG ATGATGGGGACAAACTTGCGAGGAGAGATGGCTGTTGACTTGGCAGGATCCAAGCTGTCTCTGAGTGACAGCCGCTTCATCCAGGTCATCGCCAAGTCTCTGCGCGTCAGCTGCAAGGAG GAACTGGAAGCCATCCGCGATGCCCTGACTCCCCCACTGGCATGTGCTGCTGCTAAGAACGGAGACATAGAGGCTTTAGAAGCCCTAAAGGAGATG GGCAGTAACTTGTGTCTGGGTGACTATGATGCACGTACACCCCTGCATGTTGCCGCCTGTGAGGGCCACCTTAAAGTGGTGAAGTACCTGCTGCATCAAGGAGCTTCAGTCTACGCTAAAGATCGCTATGGGGACACACCCCTGTCCAACGCTGTACGCTTCAG GCACAAGGAGGTCGTGCAGCTGCTGAGAAAGACTGGAGCTCACTTCACTCGAGACAAGTTGGAGGAAGCAGGAACTGAACTGTGCAG CCTGGCAGCCAGTGGTGACATGGAGGGCCTGGAAATCTGGTGCCTTGCTGGAGCGGATCTGAGTAAACCAGGCTATAATGGACAAACGGCAATCCAAGTG GCCAACGATGTTGGCAGAGCTGAAATGGTGACATTTTTAGCACGTGAACTCATGAAG ATCACGTTCACCGCCACTCCAACAGAACAGTGA